A genomic window from Sulfurospirillum multivorans DSM 12446 includes:
- the dnaE gene encoding DNA polymerase III subunit alpha, with protein sequence MSDTPYTHLHLHTEYSLLDGANKIGKLAKKLKSQGVTSVAITDHGNMFGAIDFYKTMRKEGIKPIIGMEAYIHNQDDIGDKTTKQRFHLCLYAKNEVGYKNLMYLSSMSYIKGFYYYPRINKQILKEHSEGLVCSGACLQGEVNWHLNLNNKRNVQFGAKGYERAKEIALEYKAIFGEDFYLEVMRHGIPDQHFIDDDILRISQETGIKLIATNDTHYLEQDNAEAHEAFMCIAMNKEFDDPNRLRHSVHEFYVKSPAQMSDLFADIPEAISNTQEIVDKCNLEIKLGDPTPPKFKFTKEYAAREGLNFESDDEFFAYKSREGLEKRLLHVDQSKHEEYKARLEREIKIICDMKFPGYMLIVWDFIREAKERGVPVGPGRGSAAGSLVAFSLFITDIDPMPYNLLFERFLNPERISMPDIDIDFCQSRRGEIIDYVVEKYGRFNVAQVITFGKLLAKGVIRDVARVLAIPYAEADAMAKLIPDELGITLNGIGVEGEEGYKGGAYQKEPKLRELIESSPKMQRVWKFALALEGLNRNSGMHAAGVVISDEELWHKTPLYQPSGEDHLVTQYSLNYLEDVDLIKFDFLGLKTLTVIDNALKLIKLRYQKEIDFTTIDMNDPKVYELIQSGDTVGLFQIESSGMQSLNERLKPTNFEDLIAVLALYRPGPMESGMLDDFIDRKNGRKEISYFFDEFTEPLRPILEPTYGVIVYQEQVMQIVQSIGGFSLGEADLIRRAMGKKKIDYMKQKAEEFAQGAVDQGLDRAHAIELFGLIEKFAGYGFNKSHSAAYAMVTFETAYLKCYYPQEFMAALLTSEQDNTDKIVKYIDEVKRLGLKLLPPSIQHSLIEFSAITDADGQEAILFGMGAIKGVGNAAISKILEARADAPFADMSDFISRIDSSKVNKKVLESFIKSGSFDDFGYSRRALLEGIDSIIEASAECSRAKKMAEYSLFGDAEEMTTVHVSIENIPEFDNKRMLELEKETIGFYISGHPLDAFRAEIDEMSYTLSSEKDQIEDGSKALFIGKVEGITEKISKKGNKFGIISLMDFHGSMELTVFEKQLEALSRMDIEKPLCFKVDVSNDGQNTKMRVMKIMELSDAKKEKIETKVIEVPLDPKVLLIDLSDDTSKLEFLYQIVRESVGRRPLHLVITSKLQDVLIETGFGVDDSIDEKLAGMEFVKVVA encoded by the coding sequence ATGAGCGACACACCTTACACCCATTTACATTTACACACCGAATACTCCCTTTTGGATGGCGCCAATAAAATAGGCAAGCTAGCCAAAAAACTCAAATCCCAAGGCGTCACTTCGGTTGCGATTACAGATCATGGAAACATGTTTGGCGCGATTGATTTTTACAAAACGATGCGCAAAGAGGGCATTAAGCCTATCATTGGCATGGAAGCGTACATTCACAACCAAGATGACATCGGTGATAAAACCACCAAGCAGCGTTTTCACCTCTGCTTGTATGCTAAAAATGAGGTCGGCTATAAAAATTTAATGTACCTCTCTTCGATGAGTTATATCAAAGGCTTTTACTACTATCCGCGCATTAACAAACAGATTTTAAAAGAGCATTCGGAGGGGTTGGTCTGTTCAGGTGCGTGTCTGCAAGGCGAAGTCAACTGGCATCTGAATCTCAACAACAAACGCAACGTCCAATTTGGCGCGAAAGGGTATGAACGCGCTAAAGAAATAGCCCTTGAGTACAAAGCAATTTTTGGCGAGGACTTTTACTTAGAAGTGATGCGTCATGGCATTCCTGATCAGCACTTCATCGATGATGATATTTTGCGTATCTCTCAAGAGACGGGCATCAAACTTATCGCCACCAACGACACCCACTACCTAGAGCAAGATAATGCCGAAGCGCACGAGGCGTTTATGTGCATCGCGATGAACAAAGAGTTTGATGATCCTAACCGTCTGCGCCACTCCGTACATGAGTTTTACGTCAAATCACCCGCACAAATGAGCGACTTGTTTGCCGACATTCCTGAAGCGATCTCCAACACGCAAGAGATTGTTGATAAGTGCAATTTAGAGATTAAACTGGGCGATCCAACCCCTCCAAAATTTAAATTTACCAAAGAGTATGCCGCTAGAGAAGGGCTTAATTTTGAAAGCGATGATGAATTTTTTGCCTATAAAAGTCGCGAGGGACTCGAAAAACGTCTTTTACATGTAGACCAGAGCAAACACGAAGAGTACAAAGCCAGACTTGAGCGCGAGATCAAAATCATCTGCGATATGAAGTTCCCGGGTTATATGCTCATCGTTTGGGATTTTATCCGTGAAGCCAAAGAGCGTGGCGTGCCAGTAGGCCCTGGACGAGGTTCAGCCGCGGGAAGCTTGGTTGCCTTTTCGCTTTTTATCACCGACATTGACCCGATGCCCTATAACCTGCTCTTCGAGCGATTTTTGAATCCTGAACGTATTAGTATGCCCGATATCGATATTGACTTTTGCCAAAGTCGCCGTGGCGAAATTATCGACTATGTCGTCGAAAAATACGGTCGTTTCAACGTGGCGCAAGTCATCACCTTTGGTAAACTCTTAGCCAAGGGAGTCATTCGTGACGTGGCGCGAGTTCTTGCCATTCCTTACGCAGAAGCCGATGCGATGGCAAAACTGATCCCTGATGAACTGGGCATTACACTTAACGGCATTGGCGTGGAGGGTGAAGAGGGCTACAAAGGTGGCGCGTACCAAAAAGAGCCGAAGCTTCGTGAACTCATCGAGAGTAGCCCTAAAATGCAACGTGTGTGGAAATTCGCACTTGCCCTTGAAGGATTGAATCGAAACTCTGGTATGCACGCCGCGGGTGTCGTTATCAGCGATGAAGAGTTGTGGCATAAAACACCGCTTTACCAGCCCTCTGGTGAAGATCATCTCGTCACACAGTATTCACTCAATTACCTTGAAGATGTCGACTTAATCAAGTTCGACTTCTTGGGTCTGAAGACCCTGACTGTCATTGATAATGCGCTGAAACTCATTAAACTTCGCTACCAAAAAGAGATTGATTTTACGACGATTGATATGAACGATCCGAAAGTGTATGAACTGATTCAAAGCGGCGATACGGTCGGATTGTTTCAGATCGAATCGAGCGGTATGCAGTCACTCAATGAACGCCTTAAACCGACCAACTTTGAAGACCTCATTGCGGTATTGGCGCTTTACCGTCCAGGTCCGATGGAATCAGGAATGTTGGATGACTTTATCGACCGTAAAAATGGCAGAAAAGAGATCAGTTACTTTTTTGATGAATTTACAGAGCCCCTTCGACCGATTTTGGAGCCTACTTACGGCGTTATCGTTTACCAAGAACAGGTTATGCAGATCGTTCAGTCCATTGGCGGTTTTAGCCTTGGCGAAGCGGACTTGATCCGTCGTGCGATGGGTAAGAAAAAGATCGACTATATGAAACAAAAAGCCGAAGAGTTCGCGCAAGGTGCCGTCGATCAAGGCTTAGATCGCGCCCATGCGATTGAGCTTTTTGGATTGATCGAGAAGTTTGCGGGATACGGTTTTAACAAATCACACTCCGCGGCGTACGCGATGGTTACGTTTGAAACGGCGTATCTGAAATGCTACTATCCGCAAGAGTTTATGGCAGCACTTCTTACATCAGAGCAAGACAACACCGATAAAATCGTTAAGTACATTGATGAGGTCAAGCGTCTTGGACTCAAACTTTTACCTCCATCGATTCAGCACAGTTTGATTGAATTTAGCGCCATTACCGATGCGGATGGGCAAGAGGCGATTCTCTTTGGTATGGGCGCGATCAAAGGGGTTGGTAATGCGGCGATCAGTAAGATTTTAGAAGCGAGAGCTGACGCTCCGTTTGCCGATATGAGCGATTTTATCTCCCGAATTGACAGCTCCAAGGTCAATAAAAAAGTGTTAGAATCCTTCATCAAATCGGGCAGTTTTGATGACTTTGGTTACTCCAGACGCGCTCTTTTAGAGGGGATTGATAGCATCATTGAAGCGAGTGCCGAGTGCAGTCGCGCGAAAAAGATGGCAGAATACTCCTTATTTGGCGACGCCGAAGAGATGACAACCGTACATGTAAGCATCGAAAACATCCCTGAATTTGATAACAAACGCATGCTAGAATTGGAAAAAGAGACCATTGGTTTTTACATTTCAGGACATCCACTTGATGCGTTTAGAGCCGAAATCGATGAGATGAGTTATACGCTTTCCAGTGAAAAAGATCAGATCGAAGATGGCAGTAAAGCGCTGTTTATCGGCAAAGTGGAAGGTATTACGGAGAAAATCAGCAAAAAAGGGAATAAATTTGGCATTATCTCGCTGATGGATTTTCACGGCTCGATGGAGCTCACGGTGTTTGAAAAACAACTCGAAGCACTCTCCCGAATGGACATTGAAAAACCGCTCTGCTTTAAAGTCGATGTGAGTAACGATGGGCAAAATACCAAAATGCGCGTCATGAAAATCATGGAACTCAGTGATGCTAAAAAAGAGAAAATCGAGACCAAAGTCATTGAAGTACCGCTTGATCCTAAGGTGCTTTTGATTGATCTGAGCGATGATACCAGCAAGCTGGAATTTTTATACCAAATCGTACGCGAGAGTGTAGGGCGCAGGCCTTTGCATCTGGTCATTACCTCCAAACTGCAAGATGTGCTCATCGAAACAGGTTTTGGTGTGGATGACAGCATCGATGAGAAACTAGCAGGAATGGAGTTTGTGAAGGTGGTTGCTTAA
- a CDS encoding CBS domain-containing protein — MLVSEVMIKDNLVIVSPMAPVRDALMMMRNTKVKSLIVDKIRPSDAYGLLTYKNILYSIVSSDGDIDLLRVYDICSKPAIQVSKQLDLKYASQLMVKNNVKRLLVVDNNELEGILTMTDILTLFLGTIEEEA; from the coding sequence ATGTTAGTTTCAGAAGTAATGATCAAAGATAATCTGGTGATTGTCTCACCCATGGCACCTGTGCGCGATGCCCTTATGATGATGCGCAACACCAAAGTCAAATCGCTTATCGTCGATAAAATTCGTCCAAGCGATGCGTATGGGTTGCTCACCTATAAAAATATTTTGTACTCGATTGTCTCAAGTGATGGGGATATTGATCTTTTAAGGGTTTATGACATCTGCTCCAAGCCTGCGATTCAGGTCTCCAAACAGCTTGATTTAAAGTACGCATCGCAGTTGATGGTCAAAAACAATGTTAAACGGCTTTTAGTCGTGGATAACAACGAATTAGAGGGGATCTTGACGATGACTGACATCTTAACTCTCTTTTTGGGAACGATCGAAGAAGAGGCGTAG
- a CDS encoding DUF1538 domain-containing protein, protein MFKESLLLFATDFKNSSKDLMPIIAVVIFFQIAFIKTVPENLVPTSLGLLIVALGLALFIRGLEIGIFPIGEALAHDFAHKDSLFWLLCFSFLIGFSTTIAEPALIAIATKAALISEGKIDAFYLRITVALSVGCAIALGALRILWGHPIHYYIIGGYILVVGVTFFAPKEIIGLAYDSGGVTTSTVTVPLVAALGIGLSSCIKGRNPLIDGFGLIAFASLTPMIFVQVFGLVVYNFTDTHVVTAIATASKEALALPEHTLSFSQILLDLLGVMQDVLPIILVIAFFQYVIIKKPIAHLPKILTGIVLVILGLDAFIVGLEIGLFPIGETIAYQLTTMKSTWVIYLFGFMIGFATTMEEPALIAIAMKASEVSNGNINQTMLRIFVAIGVAIGIALGCFRLVNGASLHYFIIIGYSIVIVMTYFAPKYIVPIAYDSGGVTTSTVTVPLVAALGLGLAQNIEGRDPLIDGFGLIAFASLFPMITVMGYGIITQRMIQRREK, encoded by the coding sequence ATGTTTAAAGAGAGTTTGCTCCTTTTTGCAACGGATTTTAAAAACTCTTCCAAAGATTTAATGCCCATTATTGCCGTGGTGATCTTTTTTCAGATCGCATTTATTAAAACCGTGCCTGAGAATTTGGTGCCTACTTCGCTTGGACTTCTCATCGTTGCATTGGGATTGGCGCTGTTTATTCGCGGGCTTGAAATTGGCATCTTCCCCATCGGTGAAGCGTTAGCGCACGATTTTGCGCACAAAGACTCTCTTTTTTGGCTATTATGCTTCTCCTTTTTGATAGGTTTTTCAACAACGATTGCCGAACCCGCCCTCATTGCCATTGCCACTAAAGCAGCACTGATCAGCGAAGGCAAAATTGACGCTTTTTACCTGCGCATCACTGTAGCCCTCTCCGTTGGTTGCGCAATCGCGTTAGGAGCCCTTCGCATTTTGTGGGGTCATCCGATTCATTATTATATTATCGGTGGCTACATTTTGGTGGTTGGTGTCACCTTCTTTGCCCCCAAAGAGATCATCGGCTTAGCGTATGATAGCGGTGGCGTTACAACCTCTACGGTGACGGTTCCGCTCGTAGCCGCGCTGGGCATTGGGCTCTCTTCGTGTATCAAAGGACGCAATCCACTTATCGATGGCTTTGGTTTGATTGCCTTTGCCTCGTTAACGCCGATGATTTTCGTGCAAGTTTTTGGTCTGGTGGTCTATAATTTTACCGATACCCACGTGGTCACTGCCATTGCAACGGCAAGCAAAGAGGCACTCGCACTTCCAGAACATACACTCTCTTTCTCCCAAATCCTGCTCGATCTCTTAGGGGTCATGCAAGATGTTCTACCCATTATTCTAGTCATTGCTTTTTTTCAATACGTCATCATTAAAAAACCCATTGCCCATCTTCCAAAGATTCTTACGGGCATAGTGTTGGTTATCTTGGGATTAGATGCATTTATTGTGGGGCTTGAGATCGGGCTGTTTCCGATTGGTGAGACGATTGCGTATCAACTGACGACCATGAAAAGTACGTGGGTCATTTATCTTTTTGGTTTTATGATCGGCTTTGCAACGACGATGGAAGAACCTGCACTCATCGCCATTGCTATGAAAGCCTCGGAGGTGAGCAATGGCAATATCAACCAAACGATGCTTCGCATCTTTGTAGCCATTGGCGTTGCGATTGGAATTGCGCTTGGCTGTTTTCGCCTTGTCAATGGTGCCTCCTTGCACTATTTTATTATTATAGGCTATAGTATTGTCATCGTTATGACCTATTTTGCCCCCAAATACATTGTCCCCATTGCTTACGATAGCGGAGGTGTGACCACATCCACCGTGACGGTTCCACTCGTGGCGGCATTAGGCTTAGGCTTGGCACAAAATATCGAAGGAAGAGACCCACTCATTGATGGCTTTGGGCTGATTGCCTTTGCCTCACTTTTTCCGATGATCACCGTTATGGGATACGGGATCATCACACAGCGTATGATTCAAAGGAGAGAAAAATGA
- a CDS encoding sensor histidine kinase, producing the protein MIDENLLNSLSAKEKELFKQGLEDLINQTYVIEDEYKKLNESYTTLQDFIRQIIEVQPNALWVFDSDGAIFLQNSEAKKMGAILEGLVLEEESEIDFEGRSYLIKGVTKSDKKIITATDITEGKRQERLVSMGQVAAHLSHEIRNPIGSVSLLASTLLKKVDPSVKPLVTEIKKAIWRVERIIKATLLFTKNVQINPSYFYLDRLIKECEQAISHYSYTKEVTFQFDLPHVEIKADFELLNLVIQNFIFNAIDAIEECEKESGLVSIAYVEDEAFILLHVKDDGKPIENKNILFEPFKTTKTKGNGLGLALSLQIIQAHGGKINLLEDPKGFEIKIGR; encoded by the coding sequence ATGATTGATGAAAATTTGCTCAACAGCCTCAGCGCTAAAGAAAAAGAGCTCTTTAAACAAGGGCTTGAAGATCTGATCAACCAAACGTATGTCATTGAAGATGAGTACAAAAAGCTTAATGAATCCTACACCACCTTGCAAGATTTTATTCGCCAGATCATCGAAGTACAGCCCAATGCGCTTTGGGTTTTTGACAGTGATGGTGCTATCTTTTTGCAAAACAGCGAAGCGAAAAAAATGGGCGCGATCTTAGAAGGGTTGGTGCTTGAAGAGGAGAGTGAGATCGATTTTGAAGGGCGCTCTTACCTCATTAAAGGTGTCACCAAAAGCGATAAAAAGATCATTACCGCCACAGACATCACCGAGGGAAAACGCCAAGAGCGCTTGGTTTCCATGGGACAAGTCGCCGCACACCTCTCTCATGAAATCCGCAACCCCATAGGTTCGGTTTCACTGCTCGCTTCCACGCTGCTTAAAAAAGTCGATCCGAGTGTAAAGCCCCTTGTGACCGAGATCAAAAAAGCGATTTGGCGGGTGGAGCGCATTATCAAAGCGACCCTACTTTTTACTAAAAATGTTCAGATCAACCCCAGCTATTTTTACCTGGATCGCTTGATTAAAGAGTGTGAACAAGCCATCTCGCACTACTCGTACACCAAAGAAGTTACCTTTCAGTTTGACCTACCCCACGTCGAGATCAAAGCCGATTTTGAGCTTCTCAATTTGGTCATTCAAAACTTCATTTTTAATGCCATCGATGCGATTGAAGAGTGTGAAAAAGAGAGTGGCTTAGTCAGCATCGCGTATGTGGAAGATGAGGCGTTTATTCTTTTACATGTAAAGGATGATGGCAAGCCTATTGAAAATAAAAACATTCTTTTCGAACCCTTCAAAACGACCAAAACGAAGGGAAATGGGCTTGGACTGGCTCTTTCTTTGCAGATTATTCAAGCGCATGGTGGTAAAATCAATTTACTTGAAGATCCTAAAGGTTTTGAAATTAAAATAGGACGCTAA
- a CDS encoding aminotransferase class V-fold PLP-dependent enzyme, protein MQAIRKNIIKDKNLLYFDYTASGQGYKPIEKQMQILLKTYANTHSEVASSAIQTSAYYAKARCDLKHALAVDERFYLFPCGSGATGAIKKFQELMGIYIPPRTLKRFTCKPQTLPVVFVGPYEHHSNELSFREGLCEVIRVPLDEEEKIDMAFLQTQLELHKEREIIASFSVASNVTGIVSDYKNIYTLIKRYNGILCLDAAAASPYINIDCNYYDALFLSPHKLLGGVGSCGLLVMKKALCTEATPTFAGGGTVGYVSRVSHTFLSDMELIEDAGTPAILQFIKASLAYNLRNEIGLEKIQAVEDELKFYFGSRVRCIEGVKLYCKYSQEKLPIFSLNFEGINPYDISQYLSDHFGIQTRAGCSCAGPYGHDLLKLADGQDFDEKPGWLRISIHYTHTRKEIDTLLKAIKHAVGALKK, encoded by the coding sequence GTGCAAGCCATACGCAAAAACATCATTAAAGATAAAAATCTTCTCTATTTCGACTACACGGCGTCCGGTCAGGGCTATAAGCCGATTGAAAAACAGATGCAAATCCTTCTTAAAACCTATGCTAATACCCACTCTGAAGTGGCGTCAAGTGCGATTCAAACGAGTGCGTATTACGCTAAAGCACGTTGTGATTTGAAACATGCTTTAGCGGTGGATGAGCGTTTTTATCTTTTTCCGTGTGGCTCAGGTGCCACAGGGGCGATTAAAAAATTTCAAGAACTGATGGGGATTTACATTCCGCCTCGCACCTTAAAACGCTTTACATGTAAACCCCAAACGCTTCCCGTTGTTTTTGTAGGCCCTTACGAGCACCACTCCAATGAGCTCAGTTTTCGAGAAGGGTTGTGTGAAGTGATTCGTGTGCCTTTGGATGAAGAGGAAAAGATCGATATGGCGTTTTTACAGACCCAGCTTGAGCTTCATAAAGAGCGTGAGATCATCGCTTCGTTTTCCGTTGCCTCCAATGTTACAGGCATCGTGAGCGATTACAAAAATATTTATACTCTCATCAAGCGCTACAACGGCATCTTGTGCCTTGACGCGGCGGCGGCTTCACCTTACATTAACATTGATTGTAACTACTACGACGCACTTTTTCTCTCACCGCATAAGCTCTTGGGCGGGGTGGGATCGTGCGGGCTTTTAGTGATGAAAAAAGCGTTATGCACCGAAGCCACACCCACCTTTGCAGGGGGTGGAACCGTTGGGTATGTGTCACGGGTTTCGCACACGTTTTTAAGTGACATGGAACTGATTGAAGATGCTGGAACGCCTGCTATTTTGCAGTTTATCAAAGCCTCATTGGCGTACAACCTTCGCAACGAAATTGGTTTGGAGAAGATCCAAGCTGTGGAAGATGAGTTGAAATTTTATTTTGGTTCACGTGTTCGTTGTATCGAAGGGGTCAAGCTTTACTGCAAATATTCGCAAGAAAAGCTTCCCATTTTCTCTCTTAATTTTGAGGGGATCAATCCGTATGATATTTCGCAATACCTTTCGGATCATTTTGGAATTCAAACCAGAGCGGGATGCAGTTGCGCAGGGCCTTACGGACACGATCTTTTAAAACTAGCCGATGGTCAAGATTTTGATGAAAAGCCAGGTTGGCTGCGTATTTCTATCCATTACACGCATACGAGAAAAGAGATCGACACGCTTTTAAAAGCGATCAAACACGCCGTAGGTGCACTCAAAAAATAG
- a CDS encoding TrkH family potassium uptake protein — protein MSIKSILKFVSAVGLVVFFLFLIPPIVGFFYNEDVFIYAVAMFALFIINLSTFLILKNDEMTLGIKESIVSVNFIWILLGIGGAIPMVLYTNIDPAGAFFEAISGFTTTGASAYTDVEILPKAILFHRSLMHWIGGIGIIVLGVGLLPLINPSGSLSLFKAESTGISMDKITPKIKDTANRIWAVYILFTLADFALLMLFGMNWFDAINHAFSTISTGGFSTKNSSLSGFSDGVIWTTIFFMLVSGINFLAHIRFFNGDKWAFNTEENQWYIGLIFFLSFMMALEHTLTSQNSFYNSLIHSFFTVTSLASTTGFASLDYEKWGQCTMMIAIIAMIMSANAGSTAGGIKMIRYVLFFKNIALEIKRTIQPDVITSIFVDGKQIKSSIINSVFGFFALFILTAFMVTMYLFARGFDFLTAFSTSIAMIGNIGPGLNLTGPSQNYAFFTWYDKLVLSAAMIIGRLECYTVFMMLGRNFWKKF, from the coding sequence ATGAGTATTAAAAGCATTTTAAAATTTGTCTCTGCTGTTGGACTGGTTGTCTTTTTTCTTTTCCTCATTCCCCCCATTGTAGGTTTTTTTTACAACGAAGATGTTTTTATCTACGCTGTAGCGATGTTTGCTCTGTTTATCATTAACCTTTCCACTTTTTTGATTCTTAAAAATGATGAGATGACGCTTGGCATTAAAGAGAGCATTGTCTCAGTTAATTTCATTTGGATTCTTCTAGGAATTGGTGGTGCCATCCCTATGGTACTTTACACCAATATCGATCCTGCAGGTGCTTTTTTTGAAGCGATTAGCGGTTTTACAACAACAGGGGCAAGTGCTTATACCGATGTTGAGATCTTACCCAAAGCCATTTTATTTCACCGAAGTTTGATGCATTGGATTGGGGGTATTGGTATCATCGTTTTAGGGGTTGGACTTTTACCACTGATCAATCCTAGCGGGTCACTGAGCCTTTTTAAAGCCGAATCGACGGGCATTTCGATGGATAAAATCACACCTAAGATCAAAGATACTGCTAACCGTATTTGGGCGGTGTATATCCTCTTTACACTGGCAGATTTTGCGCTTTTGATGCTCTTTGGTATGAACTGGTTTGATGCCATTAACCACGCTTTCTCAACGATCTCTACGGGTGGTTTTTCCACCAAAAACAGCTCATTATCTGGTTTTAGCGATGGCGTTATCTGGACAACGATTTTTTTCATGCTTGTCTCAGGCATCAACTTTTTAGCCCATATTCGCTTCTTTAATGGCGATAAATGGGCATTTAATACCGAAGAGAACCAGTGGTATATTGGACTTATTTTCTTTTTATCGTTTATGATGGCGCTTGAACACACGCTAACATCGCAAAACTCTTTTTATAACTCATTGATACACTCCTTTTTTACCGTCACGTCACTGGCTTCGACCACGGGTTTTGCTTCGCTGGATTATGAAAAATGGGGTCAATGTACGATGATGATCGCCATCATCGCCATGATTATGAGTGCGAATGCGGGCTCAACGGCAGGTGGTATTAAAATGATTCGCTACGTGCTCTTTTTTAAAAATATCGCGCTCGAGATCAAACGAACCATTCAGCCCGATGTCATCACCTCGATTTTTGTCGATGGAAAGCAGATTAAAAGCTCCATCATCAACTCGGTTTTTGGCTTTTTTGCACTCTTCATCCTCACCGCTTTTATGGTAACGATGTACCTCTTTGCCAGAGGGTTTGACTTTTTAACCGCCTTTAGTACGTCCATCGCCATGATCGGCAATATCGGTCCTGGGCTGAATCTTACGGGGCCTTCGCAAAACTACGCCTTCTTTACATGGTACGATAAACTTGTACTTTCTGCGGCGATGATTATCGGAAGATTAGAGTGTTATACCGTTTTTATGATGCTCGGTCGTAATTTTTGGAAGAAGTTTTAA
- a CDS encoding NAD-binding protein, producing MQVIIAGAGKVGYNIAKHLMHNNSVTIIDQNEYAIQNIHENLDVLGICGNIENPHTYLGINPHIDLFIAVTDSDEVNLLSSLIIDNIATVKRKIIRLKNNFFASDQVKTKLNINDTIVPSFEAAQPFKYLVDFSHAHNAKALAFTKALLVSIRLKDDFTPRMISTFIGELNGELAVAGMERHKQFFVPKPVETMLPNDLVYLFAFPSAILSLRSLACENNELSTPIKNCVIFGADSLGIEIAKVLLKKGIDVQIMDKNIELCRKANIELKNKATVLKTTYDADHIVNKTRFDTDMFIAATKNDEYNITKCIEAKQKGIKKIIGINNDIAYSSLMRNLNIEVVRGEKINAYYSILERIHSNNILTQKKFCGGEGSVIMRKIDATSSLIGEKLHLPDKVDDKGHFIILRGNDIYEYRLIPTFECDDVIVAFTKESDFEVVAKWLQQNV from the coding sequence ATGCAAGTGATTATAGCAGGCGCCGGGAAAGTTGGCTACAATATTGCCAAACACCTGATGCACAACAATAGCGTGACGATCATCGATCAAAATGAATATGCCATCCAAAACATTCACGAAAACCTCGACGTTTTAGGAATTTGCGGCAATATTGAAAACCCTCATACCTACCTTGGTATTAACCCACACATCGATCTTTTTATCGCGGTAACCGATTCGGATGAAGTGAATCTTCTCTCCTCTTTAATTATCGATAACATCGCAACGGTGAAACGCAAGATTATTCGTCTTAAAAACAATTTCTTCGCCAGCGACCAAGTCAAAACAAAGCTCAACATTAACGATACCATTGTTCCCTCCTTTGAAGCAGCGCAACCCTTTAAATACCTTGTTGATTTTTCACATGCGCACAATGCCAAAGCGCTTGCGTTCACCAAAGCACTTCTCGTTTCCATTCGCCTTAAAGATGACTTTACGCCGCGTATGATCTCGACCTTTATTGGTGAGCTCAATGGTGAACTTGCCGTTGCTGGTATGGAGCGCCATAAGCAGTTTTTTGTTCCTAAGCCTGTGGAGACAATGCTTCCGAATGATCTGGTTTATCTCTTTGCCTTCCCCAGTGCCATTCTCTCCCTTCGTTCACTCGCGTGCGAGAACAACGAGCTTTCCACTCCCATTAAAAATTGTGTTATTTTTGGAGCAGATTCGCTCGGTATTGAGATTGCCAAGGTACTGCTTAAAAAAGGGATTGATGTTCAGATTATGGATAAAAACATTGAGCTGTGTCGTAAAGCCAATATTGAACTTAAAAACAAAGCGACCGTGCTTAAAACAACCTATGATGCCGATCACATTGTCAATAAAACCCGTTTTGATACCGACATGTTTATTGCCGCAACAAAAAATGATGAGTATAACATCACCAAGTGTATTGAAGCCAAGCAAAAAGGGATCAAAAAGATCATTGGTATCAATAATGACATCGCTTACTCCTCTTTGATGCGTAACCTTAATATCGAAGTGGTGAGAGGTGAGAAGATTAACGCCTACTACTCCATTTTAGAGCGCATTCACTCCAACAACATTTTAACCCAAAAGAAATTTTGTGGTGGCGAAGGCTCCGTGATTATGCGCAAAATTGATGCCACGTCCTCGTTGATTGGCGAGAAGCTGCACCTGCCTGATAAAGTGGATGACAAAGGGCATTTTATTATTTTGCGTGGTAATGATATTTACGAATATCGCCTTATCCCAACCTTTGAATGCGATGATGTCATTGTCGCGTTTACCAAAGAGTCCGATTTTGAAGTTGTCGCCAAATGGCTTCAGCAAAATGTCTAA